In Aquiflexum balticum DSM 16537, a single genomic region encodes these proteins:
- a CDS encoding fasciclin domain-containing protein, with amino-acid sequence MKKLMTFALMVTFFVTSAFTANENATINPDADIVDLAVQTEFLSTLVAAVKAGDLVDVLKGDGPFTVFAPTNEAFAKLPAGTVENLLKPENKAQLVAVLTYHVVPGKVYSKDLKNGMKAKTVQGGDVTITLKGGKAMVNNATVSTADIEASNGVVHVIDTVILPSK; translated from the coding sequence ATGAAAAAATTAATGACCTTTGCCTTGATGGTTACTTTTTTTGTGACCTCAGCATTTACTGCCAACGAAAATGCTACTATTAATCCTGATGCGGATATTGTGGATTTGGCAGTTCAGACAGAATTCCTTTCTACTCTAGTTGCTGCTGTAAAAGCCGGTGATTTGGTGGATGTTTTGAAAGGAGACGGACCATTTACTGTTTTTGCACCTACCAATGAGGCATTTGCAAAATTGCCGGCAGGAACTGTGGAGAACTTATTGAAGCCAGAAAATAAAGCTCAATTGGTTGCAGTATTAACCTACCATGTTGTACCAGGAAAAGTTTATTCCAAAGATTTGAAAAATGGAATGAAAGCTAAAACAGTACAGGGTGGAGATGTTACCATCACTTTGAAAGGCGGAAAAGCAATGGTAAACAATGCTACCGTTTCCACAGCTGATATCGAAGCTTCAAACGGTGTAGTACACGTAATTGATACAGTAATTCTTCCTTCAAAGTAA
- a CDS encoding YcxB family protein yields the protein MIVKTKKYQLETGTYIKAGLANILREQWWVILIAIAIGCGYFWIASWWWISMAILAYALYWLFWVIQFAGVTQMEQNKVIFEKMSYEIDSRQILMKLNAKQGMPIKWDMIKKAEVKKDAFILTMSKAQFIHLPFKIFNSENDKKFVESILKRKNYLQ from the coding sequence ATGATAGTAAAAACTAAAAAATATCAATTAGAGACAGGTACCTACATCAAAGCAGGCTTGGCAAATATTTTAAGAGAGCAATGGTGGGTGATTCTTATTGCTATAGCAATTGGTTGCGGTTATTTTTGGATAGCATCATGGTGGTGGATCAGCATGGCGATTTTGGCCTATGCATTATATTGGCTTTTTTGGGTCATCCAGTTTGCAGGCGTAACCCAAATGGAACAAAATAAAGTGATTTTTGAAAAAATGTCTTACGAAATAGACAGCAGACAGATTCTGATGAAATTAAATGCCAAACAAGGGATGCCTATCAAATGGGATATGATCAAAAAGGCGGAAGTCAAAAAGGATGCTTTTATACTTACGATGTCCAAAGCACAGTTTATACATCTTCCATTCAAGATTTTCAATTCCGAAAACGATAAAAAATTCGTTGAATCAATTCTTAAAAGAAAAAATTACCTTCAATAA
- a CDS encoding Fur family transcriptional regulator: protein MSNSPLEILHDHSLRITNCRKAVLKIFLERQAALSHSDLEEVLDKDFDRVTLYRTLKTFLDSDLIHKVLDDSGAAKYALCSHHGEESKHSHDHEHVHFKCEKCGKTICIEEVSLPKINLPAGYINKEVSLLVQGVCDKCN from the coding sequence ATGTCCAATAGCCCACTTGAAATTCTTCATGATCACAGCCTTAGAATTACCAATTGTAGAAAAGCAGTGTTGAAAATCTTTTTGGAAAGGCAGGCTGCCCTTTCCCACTCGGATCTTGAAGAAGTGCTTGACAAGGACTTTGACCGGGTTACGCTTTACAGGACACTTAAAACATTTTTGGACAGTGATCTTATCCATAAGGTGCTTGATGATAGTGGGGCTGCAAAATATGCACTATGTTCTCATCATGGAGAAGAAAGCAAACACAGCCACGACCACGAACACGTACATTTCAAATGTGAAAAATGTGGTAAAACTATCTGTATTGAAGAAGTAAGTTTGCCAAAAATCAACCTTCCTGCCGGGTATATCAACAAAGAGGTAAGTCTATTGGTACAGGGAGTTTGCGACAAATGTAATTGA
- a CDS encoding NAD(P)/FAD-dependent oxidoreductase has product MRHYQTIIIGGGLAGLIAAHQLSKNGKEVLLIEKKTYPFHRVCGEYISNEVKEFLKKEELFPQEIGPSKITKFLLTSIKGNEAKMDLDLGGFGISRFALDFFLYQKAKDVGVKFLLQSQVEEVEFETQGNRFILKLNKGDSYSADHVLGAFGKRSKVDKAMNRSFMHQRSPFIGVKYHIKTDFDANTVALHNFDGGYCGINQVENGIFNLCYLGSKEQLRQYGNIPEMEKNVLHKNPHLKHLFLNSQFIFEKPEVINEINFSPKKPVENHILMIGDAAGLITPLCGNGMAIAIHTGKLAAEALLQNKDRTSIENQYTLQWNHFFKNRLWVGRKVQWLFGSKAVSEFSVGLIKNSTFAASQIMKRTHGEVF; this is encoded by the coding sequence ATGCGTCATTATCAAACAATCATCATAGGAGGTGGACTTGCGGGACTGATCGCTGCGCATCAATTATCAAAAAATGGAAAGGAGGTTTTACTGATTGAAAAAAAAACCTACCCTTTCCACAGGGTATGTGGCGAGTATATTTCCAATGAGGTAAAAGAATTCCTCAAGAAAGAAGAATTATTTCCCCAAGAAATAGGCCCTTCCAAAATCACCAAATTCCTGCTTACATCCATCAAAGGAAATGAAGCAAAAATGGATCTGGACTTAGGCGGATTTGGGATCAGCAGGTTTGCCCTCGATTTTTTTCTCTATCAAAAAGCAAAGGACGTAGGAGTTAAATTTTTACTCCAATCCCAAGTAGAAGAAGTGGAATTTGAAACCCAAGGGAACAGATTTATTCTCAAATTGAATAAAGGTGATTCATATTCAGCTGATCATGTACTTGGCGCCTTCGGAAAAAGATCCAAAGTGGATAAAGCCATGAACCGGTCTTTTATGCACCAAAGAAGTCCATTCATTGGAGTCAAATATCATATCAAAACAGACTTTGACGCAAATACCGTCGCACTACATAATTTTGATGGTGGCTATTGCGGTATCAACCAAGTAGAAAACGGGATCTTCAACCTTTGTTATTTGGGTTCAAAAGAACAGCTACGTCAGTATGGGAATATTCCTGAAATGGAGAAAAATGTGCTTCATAAAAACCCCCACCTCAAACACCTTTTTCTAAACAGTCAATTCATTTTTGAGAAACCCGAGGTAATCAATGAAATCAATTTTTCTCCAAAAAAACCTGTTGAAAACCATATCCTGATGATCGGAGATGCAGCAGGTTTGATTACACCTTTATGCGGAAACGGAATGGCCATTGCAATTCATACCGGAAAATTAGCAGCTGAAGCGCTCCTCCAAAACAAGGACAGAACTTCCATTGAAAACCAATATACTTTGCAATGGAATCATTTTTTCAAAAATCGATTATGGGTGGGAAGAAAAGTGCAGTGGCTTTTTGGGTCCAAAGCGGTTTCTGAATTTTCGGTCGGACTGATCAAAAACTCTACCTTTGCCGCCAGTCAGATTATGAAAAGAACCCATGGGGAGGTTTTTTAA
- a CDS encoding UbiA family prenyltransferase: protein MFKLSNWRHLRIPFSFYLMPVFFFALALSPNLNGDRLLIVFVSLHLFLYPSSNGYNSYFDKDEKSIGGLRNPPKVTKGLYYLSLIFFVISLILGLKINWQFSSMLLVYSLVSMAYSHPSVRLKKYPYLSWVVAGFFQGCFTFGLAYAGLSDFGWEVFTKSHVLIPGSLTSLMLWGSYPLTQVYQHEEDSKRGDITLSLKLGKKGTFVFSSIWFLVTGVCFSWFFLDRNQESGFFGFLLAMLPVVLYFMIWFSFVRKDEDKYTNYTLAMWMNRISAIALNVFFVWYFLENTQVLQVF, encoded by the coding sequence ATGTTTAAGTTGTCCAATTGGAGGCATCTCAGGATTCCTTTTTCGTTTTATTTGATGCCCGTTTTCTTTTTTGCATTGGCTTTGTCCCCCAACTTAAATGGAGATAGATTACTGATAGTCTTTGTTTCTCTTCATTTGTTCCTTTATCCTTCAAGCAACGGTTACAACAGCTACTTCGATAAGGATGAAAAAAGCATTGGTGGTTTGCGTAATCCCCCCAAAGTTACTAAAGGATTGTATTACCTTTCTTTGATTTTTTTTGTTATTTCACTGATTTTGGGTTTGAAGATCAACTGGCAGTTCAGTAGTATGCTGTTGGTCTATAGTCTGGTGTCCATGGCCTATAGCCATCCTTCTGTCAGATTAAAAAAATACCCTTATCTCAGTTGGGTTGTAGCAGGTTTCTTTCAGGGATGTTTTACTTTTGGGTTGGCCTATGCGGGATTGAGTGATTTTGGATGGGAGGTTTTTACCAAAAGTCATGTCCTTATTCCAGGGTCATTGACCAGTTTGATGCTTTGGGGTTCTTATCCCTTGACCCAAGTATATCAGCATGAGGAAGATTCCAAAAGAGGTGACATCACCCTAAGTTTAAAATTGGGCAAAAAAGGCACCTTTGTCTTTTCCAGTATATGGTTTTTGGTGACGGGGGTTTGCTTTAGTTGGTTTTTTCTGGATAGAAATCAGGAAAGCGGCTTTTTCGGGTTTTTGCTGGCGATGCTACCCGTAGTGCTTTACTTTATGATTTGGTTTTCTTTTGTAAGAAAAGATGAGGATAAATACACCAACTATACTTTGGCCATGTGGATGAACAGGATTTCAGCTATTGCTTTGAATGTTTTTTTTGTTTGGTATTTTTTAGAGAATACACAGGTGTTGCAGGTTTTTTAA
- a CDS encoding type III polyketide synthase yields the protein MNNHIVSIGTANPGKPILQAQIGEFMKMAHNLDSQEARKLNFVYRHTGIENRYSVIEDFRYEDPEKFSFFPSNKSLEPFPGTKMRMGLFEKSGFGLAKSAILDCLRGTNYQPSDITHLILVSCTGMFAPGLELEIMHEMNFRKDVERYAIHFMGCYAAFNGIKLADRICDSDPKAKVLILSVELCTIHFQKNYNEDNLLANAIFGDGAAAALVTREEEGLSIQKYHSRVFKEGEKDMAWSIGNFGFEMRLSKYVPELLSKGLFEINDYLEEKFQLSKIKNFAIHPGGKQILQKVEEAFGIGKSQNLPSHETLKSFGNMSSATILFVLKKWLIDPHQKGDILAMGFGPGLTLETLLLEK from the coding sequence ATGAATAACCATATTGTTAGTATCGGTACAGCCAATCCTGGAAAACCCATTTTGCAGGCACAGATAGGTGAATTTATGAAGATGGCGCATAACCTGGATTCACAGGAAGCGCGAAAACTGAATTTTGTTTACAGGCATACAGGAATAGAAAACCGATACAGTGTTATAGAAGATTTTAGGTATGAAGATCCGGAAAAATTCAGTTTTTTCCCCTCAAATAAATCGTTGGAACCTTTCCCCGGTACAAAAATGAGGATGGGACTTTTTGAAAAATCCGGTTTTGGACTGGCAAAATCGGCTATTCTTGATTGTTTGCGAGGAACAAATTACCAGCCATCAGATATCACCCATTTGATTTTGGTCTCTTGTACAGGAATGTTTGCACCTGGACTCGAGTTGGAAATCATGCACGAAATGAATTTTCGAAAAGATGTAGAGCGATATGCCATACATTTCATGGGATGTTATGCCGCATTTAATGGCATCAAACTGGCAGATAGAATTTGTGACAGTGATCCAAAAGCCAAGGTTCTTATTTTATCAGTAGAACTCTGCACCATCCACTTCCAAAAAAATTATAATGAAGACAATCTTTTGGCCAATGCCATTTTTGGAGATGGTGCCGCAGCAGCTTTGGTTACAAGAGAAGAGGAAGGACTTTCCATACAGAAATACCACAGCAGGGTATTCAAGGAAGGGGAAAAAGATATGGCCTGGTCTATTGGGAATTTTGGTTTTGAAATGCGATTGAGTAAATATGTCCCTGAATTGCTCAGTAAAGGACTTTTTGAAATCAATGATTATTTGGAAGAAAAATTCCAATTGTCAAAAATTAAAAATTTTGCTATACATCCGGGAGGAAAGCAGATTCTTCAAAAAGTAGAAGAAGCCTTTGGAATAGGAAAGTCACAGAATCTTCCCTCCCATGAAACCCTTAAAAGTTTTGGCAATATGTCATCGGCCACTATTTTGTTTGTCCTGAAAAAATGGTTGATAGACCCGCACCAGAAAGGGGACATTTTGGCTATGGGATTTGGACCGGGATTGACTTTAGAAACCCTATTGCTTGAGAAATAA
- a CDS encoding methyltransferase domain-containing protein, with protein MGKFSKRSYQKEIMDDLETGGKLMEVTLKELKIINKVLGGNHVTTSSLNQIMIKYPQKSYSIADIGCGGGDMIKVMANWASRKKINCQFIGIDANPNIIKLAKSNLSEIANVAFETQNVFDGSFLDKKVDIVTCTLFTHHFTDEELLLLLSSFKKKAKLGVVINDLHRHPIAYYSIKLLTALFSNSTMVKNDGPLSVLRSFKKSELANILKSSGISDYEIKWKWAFRWRVTGYIL; from the coding sequence ATGGGGAAATTCAGCAAAAGAAGCTACCAAAAAGAAATAATGGACGACCTTGAAACTGGGGGGAAATTGATGGAGGTGACATTAAAAGAGCTCAAAATCATCAATAAAGTCCTCGGGGGAAACCATGTGACCACATCCAGTTTGAACCAGATCATGATTAAATATCCTCAAAAAAGCTATTCCATCGCTGATATAGGCTGTGGCGGAGGAGATATGATCAAGGTAATGGCAAATTGGGCCAGTCGAAAAAAGATAAATTGTCAGTTCATAGGAATTGATGCCAATCCCAATATCATCAAATTGGCAAAATCAAATCTTTCAGAAATCGCCAATGTGGCATTCGAAACCCAGAATGTTTTTGATGGATCTTTTTTAGACAAAAAAGTAGATATTGTGACCTGTACACTTTTTACGCATCATTTTACAGATGAAGAACTATTGTTGCTTTTATCTTCTTTTAAAAAGAAGGCAAAGCTTGGAGTTGTCATCAATGACCTTCATCGCCACCCTATTGCCTATTATAGCATCAAGCTTTTGACTGCCTTGTTTTCCAATTCTACCATGGTCAAAAATGATGGCCCACTATCAGTATTGAGAAGTTTCAAAAAATCTGAACTGGCCAACATTTTGAAATCTTCAGGGATTTCAGACTACGAAATCAAATGGAAATGGGCTTTCCGTTGGAGAGTAACTGGATATATTCTTTAG
- a CDS encoding mechanosensitive ion channel family protein: MDYNIDLDNITVLREKGIDLLFQFGPILLKSLILLLVGRYAIRLLMKLFGKTLEKYEIDPSLATFFKSFLNALLWVLLLISVATTLGMEMTSFVAILGAAGLAVGLALQGSLSNFAGGVLILVFKPFRVGDTIEAQGTIGEVESIDILYTKIKNFDNKVVTIPNGALANNSMINYSQKPTRRVEIKVGVAYGTDLKKTRNIILEVLKLDQRIHADPEPLVKFVNFGDSSLDLIVRVWVDSENLWPVYWDNIEAIKEAFEQQEIEIPFPQRTVHHLYSEGK; this comes from the coding sequence ATGGATTACAATATTGATTTAGACAATATCACTGTTCTCAGAGAAAAGGGAATTGACCTTTTATTCCAGTTTGGGCCCATATTATTGAAGTCGCTGATCTTACTTCTGGTAGGGCGATATGCCATCAGGCTATTGATGAAATTATTTGGTAAAACTCTTGAAAAATATGAGATAGACCCTTCGTTGGCAACATTCTTCAAGAGTTTTTTAAATGCCTTGTTGTGGGTGCTTCTGCTTATCAGTGTAGCCACTACACTGGGAATGGAAATGACTTCGTTTGTTGCCATTTTGGGTGCCGCCGGCTTGGCGGTTGGTCTGGCATTACAAGGTTCTTTGTCAAACTTTGCCGGGGGAGTTTTGATCCTGGTTTTTAAACCTTTTCGTGTGGGTGATACCATTGAAGCACAAGGGACAATTGGGGAAGTGGAGAGCATTGACATACTTTACACAAAAATCAAGAATTTTGATAATAAAGTGGTTACTATTCCAAATGGTGCCCTGGCCAACAATTCTATGATCAATTATTCTCAAAAACCGACAAGACGTGTTGAAATCAAAGTCGGGGTAGCTTATGGAACTGATTTAAAGAAAACGAGAAATATAATTTTGGAAGTACTCAAACTGGACCAAAGAATTCACGCTGACCCCGAACCTTTAGTCAAATTTGTGAACTTTGGCGACAGTTCTCTTGACCTGATCGTTAGGGTCTGGGTTGATAGTGAGAATCTCTGGCCTGTGTATTGGGACAACATAGAGGCTATCAAGGAAGCCTTTGAACAACAAGAAATTGAGATTCCTTTTCCACAAAGGACAGTTCACCATCTATATTCCGAAGGCAAATAA
- a CDS encoding mechanosensitive ion channel family protein — protein MDFNLSQITDMVIAYAPRVLGAIVTLVVGFWLARIIAKKTKQLMEKNNVDPTLVPFIFSLITITIKVLVLFSAASMFGIEVTSFIAIFGALAFAIGLALQGNLSHLAAGVLILFFKPFRVGDFIVTNGYSGTVKEIQIFNTILTTLDNRIIIIPNGSISSNPLENLTANSVRKVPMTFGISYKDDIDKARSVIQKVAESCEFIDHSQPVDIIVTELGASSVNFAVRPWCKTEDFWNVHSYMHENIKKTFDKENIGIPFPQRDVHHYYPEGKN, from the coding sequence ATGGATTTTAACCTTTCACAAATTACCGATATGGTCATTGCTTATGCCCCAAGAGTATTGGGAGCTATAGTAACTTTGGTAGTTGGTTTTTGGCTTGCCAGAATAATTGCCAAAAAGACCAAGCAATTGATGGAAAAAAATAACGTCGACCCCACCTTGGTGCCGTTTATTTTTTCTTTGATTACCATCACCATTAAAGTCCTCGTGTTATTCAGTGCTGCTTCCATGTTCGGCATTGAGGTTACCTCATTTATTGCGATTTTTGGTGCGCTAGCCTTTGCGATCGGTTTGGCTTTACAGGGAAATCTGAGCCATCTTGCTGCAGGTGTTCTGATTTTGTTTTTTAAACCATTTCGTGTCGGGGACTTCATAGTCACCAATGGCTATTCAGGCACTGTCAAAGAAATCCAGATTTTCAATACCATATTGACTACACTTGACAATAGAATCATCATCATTCCAAATGGATCGATTTCATCAAACCCCTTGGAAAACCTCACCGCCAATTCGGTCAGAAAGGTACCTATGACTTTTGGAATAAGCTATAAGGACGATATAGACAAAGCAAGATCCGTCATTCAAAAAGTTGCAGAATCATGCGAATTTATAGATCATAGTCAGCCTGTTGATATTATTGTTACTGAACTTGGAGCCTCATCTGTAAATTTTGCCGTAAGGCCTTGGTGCAAGACAGAGGATTTTTGGAATGTTCACTCCTATATGCATGAAAATATCAAAAAAACCTTCGACAAAGAAAACATCGGGATACCTTTCCCGCAAAGAGATGTCCATCACTATTATCCTGAAGGAAAAAATTAG
- a CDS encoding GTP-binding protein: MNKKLPVTVLSGFLGAGKTTLLNHILHNKQGLKVAVIVNDMSEVNVDAQLVRQENTLSRTEEKLVEMSNGCICCTLREDLMIEVERLANENRFDYLLIESTGISEPLPVAQTFSFVDDEKGIDLSRFSQLDTLVTVVDAFNFYKDFGSAETVYSKHLNNDPEDQRSIVNLLTDQIEFANVILINKADLVSKEHIEELKAIINKLNPAANIIVSDHSKIDPKEILNTGLFDFEEASNSAGWQEELEKGHHTPETEEYGISSFVFRDKRPFHPQRFWTYISENWPAGIIRSKGLFYIASRKDQALSWSQAGGSLKAEPIGVWWASMTFKERTRYPSYVENQKYIESKWDKIFGDRMNELVIIGQDLDKEMIQNEMENCLLDNYELADFLNGEIFKDNWPI; the protein is encoded by the coding sequence ATGAATAAAAAATTACCTGTAACAGTATTGAGTGGATTTTTAGGAGCAGGAAAAACCACCCTGCTCAATCATATTCTTCATAACAAACAAGGTCTTAAGGTAGCCGTCATTGTCAATGACATGAGTGAGGTCAATGTCGATGCGCAACTTGTAAGGCAGGAAAACACCCTTTCAAGGACTGAAGAAAAGCTCGTGGAAATGAGTAATGGTTGTATTTGTTGCACCTTAAGGGAGGATTTGATGATAGAGGTGGAGCGCTTGGCCAATGAAAACCGCTTCGACTATTTGTTGATCGAAAGCACAGGTATCTCTGAACCCCTACCGGTGGCACAGACTTTTAGTTTTGTTGATGATGAAAAAGGGATTGATTTGTCCAGATTCAGCCAGCTAGATACTTTGGTGACTGTAGTAGATGCATTTAATTTTTACAAGGATTTTGGAAGTGCCGAAACTGTATATTCCAAACATTTAAATAATGACCCGGAAGATCAGCGTTCAATAGTTAACCTCCTTACGGATCAGATTGAATTTGCCAATGTAATTTTGATAAACAAAGCTGACTTGGTCAGCAAAGAGCATATTGAAGAATTAAAGGCAATTATCAATAAACTCAATCCTGCTGCCAATATCATAGTTTCTGATCATAGCAAAATTGATCCTAAAGAAATTCTGAACACAGGCCTTTTTGATTTTGAAGAGGCTTCAAATTCTGCAGGTTGGCAAGAGGAATTGGAAAAAGGTCACCATACACCGGAAACCGAAGAATACGGGATATCTTCTTTTGTATTTAGGGATAAAAGACCTTTTCACCCACAAAGATTTTGGACCTATATTTCGGAAAATTGGCCCGCAGGAATTATCCGCAGTAAAGGGCTGTTTTATATTGCTTCAAGAAAGGATCAGGCACTTTCCTGGTCACAGGCCGGGGGTTCATTGAAGGCCGAACCGATTGGTGTTTGGTGGGCAAGTATGACATTTAAAGAGCGGACGAGATATCCTTCTTATGTAGAAAACCAAAAATATATAGAATCCAAATGGGATAAAATTTTTGGGGACAGGATGAATGAATTGGTGATTATCGGGCAGGACTTGGATAAGGAAATGATCCAAAATGAAATGGAGAATTGCTTGCTGGATAATTATGAACTGGCGGACTTTTTAAACGGAGAAATATTTAAAGACAACTGGCCTATTTAA
- a CDS encoding MutS-related protein has product MEFEYGITDIKDSLKRCKRKGFGLATARFFLFLFMIASLIIGLSDKPVFILAFLISSILFVYLIIQYNTNKDWIDFFSQLIEMEKEREKRKSRNLKDLDSGSEYIDKLHPYSNDLDLFGVHSLFQLINHTVSKSGKSLLAEWMKCNINPDKAKEKAEAIEELRPNKSFLASFEAHGRAFMKNEKPKTKFYAWLKQNEKWNAIYYLPLLIGPIGGILIIFAAVFELIAPAWVGAWIIAGLFFLSMIFHNLQQASSIMPNQGDIKTFSKWASQIAAMRFEGDYLNHLQKPFKNQDYDASAILNSLEQKSFMLQNRFNLMYLIFNMLFWIDFFLFWRTVKWKMRFAKHLAEWEGYFDVWQSLVSLAAFSNEENLNCQVDWTSEKILETKNLVHPLLNPKDAVGNDFTLAEKTKIVLLTGSNMSGKTTFMRTVGINLVLANLGLCPFASAFRTGSFQLFTSMRNTDNLGESVSSFYAELARIKQLLTMAENGEQVLFLLDEILKGTNTVDRIMGSESLIRQLANSNCKGIISTHDIELSQLENTLDYLENKSFHSEIADNEIHFDYKIKEGPCPSFNAHKLMELMGIKFSE; this is encoded by the coding sequence ATGGAATTTGAATACGGGATTACTGACATAAAAGATTCGCTCAAGCGTTGTAAAAGAAAGGGATTTGGGCTTGCTACAGCCCGGTTTTTTCTTTTCTTGTTTATGATTGCTTCATTGATCATTGGACTTTCTGATAAGCCGGTATTTATACTCGCTTTCCTGATATCTTCAATTTTGTTCGTATACCTTATCATTCAATACAACACCAATAAAGATTGGATAGATTTTTTTTCCCAGTTGATTGAAATGGAAAAAGAGAGAGAGAAAAGAAAATCCCGGAATCTAAAAGACTTGGATTCAGGTTCAGAATATATAGATAAGCTCCATCCCTATTCCAATGATCTTGATCTTTTTGGTGTGCATTCACTTTTCCAATTGATCAATCATACCGTCAGCAAAAGTGGTAAATCACTTTTAGCGGAGTGGATGAAATGCAACATTAATCCCGATAAAGCCAAAGAAAAGGCAGAAGCAATTGAGGAACTTAGGCCTAACAAGAGCTTTCTGGCATCTTTTGAAGCGCATGGCCGGGCTTTTATGAAAAATGAAAAACCCAAAACAAAATTTTATGCCTGGCTTAAACAAAATGAAAAATGGAATGCCATCTACTATTTACCACTTTTAATTGGCCCAATTGGAGGAATTTTAATCATTTTTGCAGCAGTATTTGAATTAATCGCCCCGGCTTGGGTTGGTGCTTGGATTATTGCTGGATTATTTTTCTTATCAATGATCTTCCATAATTTACAACAGGCTTCCTCCATCATGCCCAATCAGGGAGACATCAAGACTTTTAGCAAATGGGCCTCACAGATAGCGGCAATGCGATTTGAAGGAGATTATCTCAATCACCTTCAAAAGCCCTTTAAAAACCAGGATTATGATGCTTCGGCGATTTTAAATTCCTTGGAGCAAAAATCCTTTATGCTTCAAAACAGATTCAATTTGATGTATTTGATCTTCAATATGCTCTTTTGGATTGATTTTTTTCTTTTTTGGAGAACGGTTAAGTGGAAAATGAGATTCGCAAAACATTTAGCTGAATGGGAAGGATATTTCGATGTTTGGCAGTCTTTGGTTTCTTTGGCAGCATTTAGCAATGAGGAAAATCTAAACTGCCAAGTGGATTGGACAAGTGAAAAAATATTGGAAACAAAAAATCTGGTTCATCCACTTTTAAATCCCAAAGATGCAGTAGGAAATGATTTTACTTTAGCCGAAAAGACAAAAATTGTTCTACTGACCGGGTCCAATATGTCCGGTAAAACGACTTTTATGAGAACGGTGGGAATCAATCTTGTTCTTGCCAACTTGGGATTGTGCCCATTTGCCTCCGCATTCAGAACAGGTTCCTTCCAATTATTCACCAGCATGAGAAATACTGATAACCTGGGAGAGAGTGTGAGTTCTTTTTATGCAGAGTTGGCCAGAATCAAGCAATTGCTTACCATGGCAGAAAATGGGGAACAGGTTTTGTTTCTTTTGGATGAAATTCTAAAAGGTACCAATACCGTAGACCGAATCATGGGAAGTGAATCACTCATCAGACAATTGGCAAATTCCAATTGTAAGGGAATTATTTCAACACATGACATTGAACTGAGTCAATTGGAAAATACCCTCGATTATCTCGAAAACAAGAGTTTTCATAGTGAAATTGCCGACAATGAAATTCACTTTGATTACAAAATCAAGGAAGGTCCCTGTCCGAGTTTTAATGCGCACAAACTCATGGAGTTGATGGGCATTAAGTTCTCTGAATAG
- a CDS encoding lmo0937 family membrane protein, translating into MSSLLYLIAVILIIGWIFGFFVYSAGGLIHILLVLAVVAILLRLIGGRSV; encoded by the coding sequence ATGAGTTCTTTATTATATTTGATTGCTGTCATTTTGATTATCGGATGGATCTTCGGATTCTTTGTTTACAGTGCAGGTGGGCTGATTCACATTCTGTTGGTATTGGCTGTCGTTGCAATTCTGTTGAGGCTAATTGGTGGAAGATCGGTTTAA